The following are from one region of the Deltaproteobacteria bacterium genome:
- the lon gene encoding endopeptidase La, whose protein sequence is MELKDEEINIPDVLPALPLRDVVIFPYMIIPLFVGRDFSIRAIDEALSKDRLLMLVAQKRPEDNEPEAENIYTVGSVSLILRMIKLPDGRAKILIQGLSKAKITEFKKGKAFMEVGIKVIKEEGVRGHEEQLEVEALVKNIRTQLDKLASLDKNIPADLVIVVNNIDEPNKFADVVASNIHLRTKVAQEILETVSLRDKLFKLSAFLDKEIQLLVVRDKIQDAAKGEISKTQKEYFLREQLKAIKKELGEEGEGVDETEELKRKIAEAKMPKLAKKEAQKQLSRLSKMHPDSAEATVVRTYLDWMVSVPWSKSTKDYLNIKEVAKVLDEDHYDLREAKDRILEYLSVRKLKKETKGPILCFVGPPGVGKTSLAKSIARAMGRKLCRISLGGMRDEAEIRGHRRTYVGALPGRIIQGLKQAGTKNPVFVLDEVDKLGTDFRGDPASALLEVLDPEQNCEFEDHYLGVPFDLSKVFFITTANTTESIPSPLLDRMEVIKIPGYTVEEKTKIAQRYILPKEIKNNGLEKYNIGFTDNGIKKIIEDYTREAGVRNMEKEIASILRKIARHIAEKATENKTFRITTRNIGTYLGAPKYFTEEKLDKCYTGVATGLAWTPVGGSILFIEVVKVKGSGKLMLTGSLGDVMKESAQAAVTYAREHYKDLGLKEDFYQKIDLHIHVPEGATPKDGPSGGVAIASAIISSLSDKPVRNDVAMTGELTLTGRILPVGGIKEKSLAALRAGIKEIIVPLLNKKDVGEVSKEIVEKVKFHYVEDMTQVIDLVLIK, encoded by the coding sequence ATGGAACTGAAAGATGAAGAAATTAATATTCCCGATGTGCTTCCAGCTCTTCCGTTAAGAGATGTGGTTATATTTCCGTATATGATTATACCACTTTTTGTGGGAAGAGACTTTTCTATAAGGGCAATAGACGAAGCTCTTTCTAAAGATAGATTGCTTATGCTTGTTGCGCAGAAAAGGCCAGAGGACAATGAGCCAGAGGCGGAGAATATTTATACAGTAGGGTCAGTGTCTCTTATCTTGAGAATGATAAAACTTCCCGATGGAAGAGCAAAGATATTAATACAGGGTTTATCTAAAGCGAAGATTACGGAGTTTAAAAAGGGAAAAGCCTTTATGGAAGTAGGTATAAAAGTGATAAAAGAAGAAGGCGTGAGAGGTCATGAGGAGCAGTTAGAAGTTGAAGCACTGGTGAAGAATATAAGAACTCAATTGGACAAGCTTGCTTCATTGGACAAGAATATTCCTGCTGATTTGGTTATTGTTGTAAATAATATCGACGAACCAAATAAATTTGCTGATGTTGTAGCTTCTAATATTCATTTGAGGACAAAAGTTGCTCAGGAGATTTTGGAAACTGTATCTTTAAGGGATAAATTGTTTAAGTTGAGTGCTTTTTTAGATAAGGAAATTCAGCTTTTGGTAGTGAGGGATAAAATTCAAGATGCAGCGAAGGGAGAAATATCAAAGACACAAAAGGAATATTTTTTAAGAGAACAGCTTAAAGCGATTAAAAAAGAATTAGGTGAAGAGGGAGAGGGTGTTGATGAAACAGAGGAATTGAAAAGAAAGATTGCTGAAGCTAAAATGCCTAAACTTGCCAAGAAAGAAGCGCAAAAACAATTATCCAGATTATCAAAGATGCATCCTGATAGTGCGGAAGCCACAGTAGTGAGAACATATTTGGATTGGATGGTTTCTGTGCCCTGGAGCAAGTCTACAAAGGATTATCTGAATATAAAAGAAGTAGCGAAGGTGCTGGATGAGGACCACTACGACTTAAGAGAGGCAAAGGACAGAATTTTAGAGTATCTCTCTGTGAGGAAATTAAAGAAGGAGACCAAAGGTCCTATTTTGTGTTTTGTAGGACCGCCTGGTGTTGGGAAAACATCTCTGGCTAAATCTATCGCTCGAGCAATGGGCAGGAAGCTGTGTAGAATATCTTTAGGAGGGATGCGGGATGAAGCAGAGATAAGAGGACACAGGAGAACATATGTAGGAGCACTGCCGGGAAGAATAATTCAGGGGTTAAAACAGGCAGGAACGAAGAACCCCGTATTTGTATTAGATGAAGTAGACAAATTGGGAACAGATTTCAGAGGAGATCCTGCATCCGCTTTATTGGAAGTGCTTGACCCTGAACAAAATTGTGAATTTGAAGACCATTATTTGGGCGTGCCTTTTGATTTATCTAAGGTATTTTTTATTACCACCGCCAACACTACAGAGAGCATTCCGTCCCCTCTATTGGATAGAATGGAAGTCATAAAGATTCCAGGCTATACGGTAGAGGAAAAGACGAAAATTGCTCAGCGTTATATCTTGCCTAAAGAGATTAAAAACAACGGTTTAGAGAAATATAATATTGGCTTTACGGACAATGGTATAAAAAAGATCATTGAAGACTATACAAGAGAGGCAGGCGTGAGGAATATGGAAAAAGAGATAGCTTCTATCTTAAGGAAAATTGCACGTCATATAGCAGAAAAGGCTACAGAAAATAAGACATTTCGTATAACAACGAGAAATATAGGTACGTATTTAGGTGCCCCTAAGTATTTTACAGAAGAGAAGCTGGACAAATGTTATACAGGTGTAGCTACAGGGTTGGCCTGGACACCAGTGGGCGGAAGTATCCTGTTTATCGAAGTGGTGAAAGTGAAAGGTTCGGGAAAGCTTATGCTTACCGGCTCCTTGGGGGATGTGATGAAAGAATCTGCCCAGGCTGCAGTAACTTATGCACGCGAGCATTATAAGGATCTGGGTTTAAAGGAAGATTTTTATCAAAAGATAGACTTGCATATTCATGTTCCCGAAGGTGCTACGCCAAAAGATGGACCATCTGGGGGCGTGGCAATAGCCTCCGCGATTATCTCCTCTTTATCCGACAAACCAGTGCGCAATGATGTTGCCATGACTGGAGAACTTACCCTAACAGGAAGGATATTGCCGGTGGGAGGGATTAAAGAAAAATCACTGGCCGCATTGCGAGCAGGTATCAAAGAAATAATTGTACCTCTTCTAAATAAGAAAGATGTGGGAGAGGTTTCTAAAGAGATTGTTGAAAAAGTGAAGTTTCACTATGTGGAAGACATGACTCAAGTAATTGATCTCGTTCTTATAAAGTAA
- a CDS encoding ABC transporter permease, with amino-acid sequence MVEKFIALRYLGGKKSFISLTSFFSVLGITVGVAALIVVLSVMNGFNSTLTEKILGVNPHVIVMSYNHFFSEKRVAEIEKMGYQSSPFLLSQCIASSGRVSVGALIRGINFENAPVKRYFSVEKQGVIVGEELANILGIGVGDKVRLVFPSMKKTALGSVPMSWEGKINGIFNSGMYDYDASMIFIPLNKMQEILDMRGVITGMGIYLKNPFKARDIVRNMSARLSYPLYARSWMDMNRNFFFALKLEKVTMFIVLSLIVLVAILNILSSLTMSVMGKVKDIAVLVSMGATSTNIKKLFVIQGFILGLSGVAMGNILGFIICFVLKKYHFISLPSNVYYATTLPVDIHLMDVAIISLFTLFLSVFVSLYPAHKASKCNVIEVLK; translated from the coding sequence TTGGTAGAGAAATTCATTGCTTTGAGATACCTGGGGGGCAAGAAGAGTTTTATTTCTCTTACCTCTTTTTTTTCTGTTTTAGGAATTACGGTAGGAGTAGCTGCATTAATTGTAGTTTTGTCTGTGATGAACGGTTTTAATTCCACGCTGACGGAAAAGATACTGGGGGTCAACCCTCATGTGATAGTGATGAGCTATAATCATTTTTTCAGTGAAAAAAGAGTAGCGGAAATAGAAAAAATGGGCTACCAATCTTCGCCTTTTTTGCTTTCTCAATGCATCGCATCATCTGGCAGGGTGAGTGTAGGTGCATTGATTAGAGGAATAAATTTTGAGAATGCACCGGTGAAAAGATATTTTTCCGTTGAGAAGCAGGGTGTAATTGTAGGTGAAGAGTTGGCTAACATTTTAGGCATAGGGGTCGGGGATAAAGTAAGATTGGTTTTCCCCTCGATGAAAAAAACGGCCCTGGGTTCTGTACCTATGTCCTGGGAAGGCAAAATTAACGGTATTTTTAATTCAGGCATGTATGACTACGATGCATCCATGATTTTTATACCACTTAATAAAATGCAGGAAATTTTAGATATGAGGGGAGTAATTACAGGGATGGGCATTTACCTGAAAAATCCTTTTAAAGCAAGAGACATAGTAAGAAACATGTCTGCGAGACTTTCCTATCCACTTTATGCTCGGAGTTGGATGGATATGAATAGGAATTTTTTTTTCGCCTTAAAATTGGAAAAAGTGACTATGTTTATCGTTCTTTCCTTAATTGTTCTGGTGGCCATTTTAAATATTTTAAGTAGTTTGACGATGTCCGTAATGGGTAAAGTAAAAGATATTGCTGTGTTGGTTTCTATGGGAGCAACATCTACTAATATTAAAAAATTATTTGTTATTCAAGGCTTTATCTTGGGACTAAGCGGTGTAGCAATGGGAAATATATTGGGTTTTATTATCTGTTTTGTCTTGAAAAAATATCATTTTATAAGTCTTCCCTCTAATGTATACTATGCCACTACCCTTCCTGTGGATATTCATTTAATGGATGTGGCTATTATTTCGTTGTTTACTCTTTTTCTTTCTGTTTTTGTTTCGCTTTATCCGGCACACAAAGCCTCTAAATGTAATGTAATAGAGGTTCTAAAGTGA
- a CDS encoding ABC transporter ATP-binding protein — translation MNFLIKACGIKRSFFSGGKRIEVLKELDLEVYEGEIIAIIGVSGSGKSTLLHILGLMDAPDEGELIFLGLKNPFSLGEKKVASLRNREIGFVFQFPSLLPEFSVLENVLMPTFIGGFKNKEKRATELLKSMGLKESLFNRRSYMLSEGEKQRVVLARALINKPRLVIADEPTASLDEKTAAEIFDLIKNINRFYGQTFIVASHDRTFLSRCDRSFFLHGSKLYET, via the coding sequence GTGAATTTTTTGATTAAAGCCTGTGGTATAAAACGTTCTTTTTTCAGCGGAGGAAAGAGAATAGAGGTTTTAAAAGAGCTGGATCTGGAGGTATACGAAGGAGAGATAATAGCGATAATAGGTGTTTCTGGTTCTGGAAAAAGCACCCTGCTCCATATTTTGGGATTAATGGATGCACCAGATGAGGGAGAACTTATATTTTTAGGGTTGAAAAATCCTTTTTCTCTCGGTGAAAAAAAGGTTGCATCTCTGAGAAATAGGGAAATAGGTTTTGTTTTTCAGTTTCCTTCTTTACTTCCTGAGTTTAGTGTGTTAGAAAATGTATTGATGCCGACATTTATTGGAGGGTTTAAAAATAAAGAGAAACGGGCAACGGAGCTTTTAAAAAGTATGGGTTTAAAAGAAAGCCTTTTTAATAGGAGAAGCTACATGCTTTCGGAGGGCGAGAAACAAAGGGTTGTTTTGGCGAGAGCTTTAATAAACAAACCTCGGTTGGTTATAGCAGACGAACCGACGGCGAGCTTAGATGAAAAAACGGCTGCAGAGATATTCGATTTAATTAAGAACATTAATAGGTTTTATGGACAGACATTTATTGTAGCTTCTCATGACAGAACATTCTTAAGTAGGTGTGATCGCTCGTTTTTCCTTCATGGGAGTAAATTATATGAAACTTAG
- the bamA gene encoding outer membrane protein assembly factor BamA, with amino-acid sequence MKLRLLFFIFVFSLFSVSVFAQDVVKVDVKGLVRTDKLTVMDVIKTKVGGKYSIEKVDNDVRRIYSLGFYNNVEADVEDVKGGRSVTFILKEKPSIRFITFVGNKKFKDKELLKNCETKPYRILTPDLVTESIERMKALYTKKGRYLTEIFCSVKSVPENRVDIEYTIHESKKVVVRNINIIGNEHIKNSVIEKAMVTHKKHGPYILTFLPWFYTGRFNEDAVLMDKEAVRDVYLKKGYAEVSVKDPIIAVDVSRSCIDMDISLKEGQRYTLKNIEFKGEEPYNIEFLKKQMKSREGKFFNGVAFRQDIMKITDLYGQKGYAFCDVKPIIHLDKKNKMIDVTFVIDKRHKIYIDRIEIVGNEKTRDNVIRRVLKLKERSLYNSKYLRDSRRGLYKTDYFKEVTITTKRVDKEDKLNARVAVKEKHTGSFNAGVGYGTFNKFSVMGSVMERNLLGTGLHASFSGNIGSRTSLFDLTVTQPWLFNKPISLSGTLYNSKYDYTSYDEHAYGGKITLARRFFDNTLKIGSTYGLSLEKIDITESNPSKYLKDQEGRHTESYVTPFIERDTLDSSVFPTSGALSNVSVRVAGLGGTERYTKTVAFHSIYHKLFSSPLIAHVRGEAGYATGISGKHVPIQNKFFLGGIDSVRGFSEGKISPEDDEGNYIGGEKEIVFNSELIFPILTELNFYGVAFYDMGNCWRMTESLSSLRKGAGLGLRWISPLGPMRIEWGKNLSPKGDEKGSVWHFTMGMVF; translated from the coding sequence ATGAAACTTAGATTGTTGTTTTTTATTTTTGTTTTTTCCTTGTTTTCTGTTTCTGTGTTTGCTCAAGATGTGGTAAAGGTGGATGTTAAGGGGTTGGTAAGAACAGATAAGCTTACTGTAATGGATGTTATAAAAACGAAGGTAGGGGGAAAATATAGCATAGAGAAAGTTGATAACGATGTTCGTCGCATATATAGCTTGGGGTTTTATAATAACGTAGAAGCAGATGTTGAAGATGTAAAAGGCGGGCGGAGTGTTACCTTTATACTGAAGGAAAAGCCGTCTATAAGATTTATTACCTTTGTTGGAAATAAAAAGTTTAAAGATAAAGAGTTACTCAAAAATTGTGAAACAAAACCTTATCGAATACTCACCCCAGATTTGGTAACAGAGAGTATAGAAAGAATGAAAGCATTATATACAAAAAAAGGTAGATATCTCACTGAAATCTTCTGTTCTGTTAAATCTGTTCCGGAAAATAGGGTGGACATTGAATACACCATTCATGAGAGTAAGAAAGTAGTAGTAAGAAATATAAATATAATTGGTAATGAACATATAAAAAATAGTGTTATTGAAAAGGCAATGGTAACCCACAAAAAACACGGTCCATATATTCTTACATTTTTACCCTGGTTTTATACAGGTAGGTTTAATGAAGATGCTGTTTTGATGGATAAAGAGGCAGTGAGAGATGTTTATCTAAAGAAGGGTTACGCTGAGGTGAGTGTAAAGGATCCTATAATAGCGGTTGATGTTTCTCGTTCCTGTATAGACATGGATATATCATTAAAGGAGGGACAAAGATATACTCTAAAAAATATAGAGTTTAAAGGCGAGGAGCCTTATAATATTGAGTTTCTGAAGAAACAAATGAAGTCTAGGGAAGGAAAGTTTTTCAATGGTGTCGCTTTTAGACAAGACATAATGAAGATAACTGACCTTTATGGGCAGAAAGGCTATGCATTTTGTGATGTAAAACCCATTATTCATTTGGATAAAAAGAATAAAATGATTGATGTTACCTTTGTTATAGATAAGAGACATAAAATTTATATAGATAGGATAGAAATTGTGGGCAATGAGAAGACAAGGGACAATGTAATTAGAAGAGTGCTGAAATTAAAAGAGAGAAGTCTCTACAACTCCAAGTATTTGAGAGACAGTAGAAGAGGGCTGTATAAAACAGATTATTTTAAAGAAGTGACAATTACTACAAAACGGGTGGATAAAGAAGATAAGCTCAATGCACGGGTAGCAGTGAAGGAGAAACACACCGGGTCATTTAATGCTGGAGTGGGTTATGGTACATTTAATAAATTCAGTGTAATGGGCAGTGTGATGGAAAGAAATCTTTTGGGGACAGGGTTGCATGCTTCGTTCAGCGGGAACATAGGTTCTCGTACCTCATTGTTTGATCTTACAGTAACTCAGCCCTGGCTATTCAATAAACCCATCTCTCTTTCTGGAACACTATACAATTCAAAGTATGACTATACAAGTTATGATGAGCATGCTTATGGAGGTAAGATAACGCTTGCTCGTAGGTTTTTTGATAATACATTGAAGATAGGTTCTACCTATGGTCTTTCCTTAGAAAAGATAGATATAACGGAGTCAAACCCCAGTAAGTATCTTAAGGATCAGGAGGGAAGACATACCGAAAGCTATGTTACTCCATTTATAGAAAGAGATACATTAGATAGCAGTGTTTTTCCCACCAGCGGTGCTCTCTCAAATGTTTCTGTGCGTGTTGCAGGACTGGGCGGAACAGAGAGATATACAAAAACTGTCGCTTTCCATTCCATTTATCATAAGTTATTTTCATCACCCCTTATAGCTCATGTAAGGGGAGAAGCGGGATATGCAACGGGTATTTCAGGTAAGCATGTTCCTATTCAGAATAAGTTTTTCTTGGGAGGCATAGATAGTGTGAGAGGTTTTAGCGAGGGGAAGATTTCTCCCGAGGATGATGAGGGAAATTATATCGGCGGCGAGAAGGAGATTGTATTTAATTCTGAGTTGATCTTTCCCATATTGACTGAGTTGAATTTTTATGGTGTGGCTTTTTATGATATGGGTAATTGTTGGAGGATGACAGAAAGTCTATCTAGCTTAAGAAAGGGAGCAGGATTGGGTTTGAGGTGGATTTCTCCTTTAGGACCGATGAGAATAGAATGGGGCAAGAACCTTTCTCCCAAAGGAGACGAGAAGGGCTCAGTATGGCACTTTACAATGGGAATGGTATTTTAA
- a CDS encoding OmpH family outer membrane protein: MQRVLFSFVLLFFFTSTAFSLNVGVVDLQRALNECEAGKVAVQNLKKTAEVKKKIIERKKAELTKLREELSKKTLKETERGKKEALYETKARELQNFMGKVQGEISNKSNEYQSNILKGLVDMTKKIAKKEKVDIVIEIHGGIVYFSPTMDLTDKLIKAYNKFTQKKR, encoded by the coding sequence ATGCAAAGAGTTTTGTTTTCTTTTGTTTTGTTATTCTTTTTTACCAGCACTGCCTTTTCTTTGAATGTAGGTGTTGTTGATTTGCAGAGAGCATTAAATGAGTGTGAGGCGGGGAAAGTTGCAGTGCAAAATTTGAAAAAGACAGCAGAAGTAAAGAAAAAAATTATTGAGAGAAAAAAAGCAGAGTTGACGAAATTGCGTGAGGAGCTTTCCAAAAAAACTTTGAAAGAAACAGAGAGAGGCAAGAAAGAAGCGCTCTATGAAACAAAAGCTAGGGAATTGCAAAATTTTATGGGAAAGGTTCAGGGGGAAATTTCAAATAAAAGCAATGAGTATCAAAGTAATATTCTAAAAGGCCTTGTGGATATGACTAAAAAGATAGCGAAGAAGGAAAAAGTAGATATTGTGATAGAGATACACGGTGGGATAGTTTATTTCAGTCCTACAATGGATTTAACGGATAAACTCATAAAGGCATATAACAAATTTACTCAGAAGAAGAGATGA
- the lpxD gene encoding UDP-3-O-(3-hydroxymyristoyl)glucosamine N-acyltransferase — MKVSDLARALQIKFVGNEELEISGVASLNSAKDNDLVFVAHESYAEGLKLTRARAILVAEGFNCSRFPQKTFFLSPNPQLSLAKVLSLFYPPKVHFRGISEMASVDSSVKCDEDVGIAPFVYVSKNVHIGKGTQIFPFTYIGSDVDIGENCLIYSHVVLREGTKIGNRVILQPGVVIGSDGFGYAERGDGSREKIMQVGKVVIEDDVEIGANTTIDRATFDETLIKKGTKIDNLVQVAHNVEIGENSVIVAQVGIAGSTKIGKNVILAGQVGVVGHIRIADDVVVGAKSGIPGNIRKKGTYFGIPAIEHKRALKNMAMVNRLQQFYERVKLIEQRLEKVEEKLK, encoded by the coding sequence ATGAAAGTAAGTGATTTGGCTAGAGCTTTACAAATTAAATTTGTGGGTAACGAAGAATTAGAAATTAGTGGTGTTGCTTCTCTAAATTCGGCGAAAGACAACGATTTGGTTTTTGTGGCGCATGAAAGCTATGCTGAAGGTCTGAAATTAACCCGTGCGAGGGCTATTCTCGTAGCCGAAGGTTTTAATTGTTCCCGTTTTCCGCAGAAGACATTTTTTCTTTCTCCCAATCCTCAACTTTCCTTAGCCAAGGTTTTATCATTGTTTTATCCTCCGAAAGTACATTTTAGAGGAATAAGCGAAATGGCATCTGTGGATAGTAGTGTTAAATGTGATGAGGATGTGGGTATAGCTCCATTCGTTTATGTTTCTAAGAATGTTCATATTGGGAAGGGAACGCAGATTTTTCCTTTTACATATATTGGTTCTGATGTGGATATAGGAGAGAACTGTCTGATTTATTCGCATGTGGTGTTGAGGGAAGGTACAAAAATAGGCAATAGAGTGATCTTGCAACCTGGGGTTGTAATCGGTAGTGATGGATTTGGATATGCGGAAAGAGGAGATGGTTCGAGAGAAAAGATTATGCAGGTAGGTAAGGTAGTTATAGAAGATGATGTGGAAATTGGAGCAAATACCACTATAGACAGAGCGACATTTGATGAAACGCTGATAAAAAAAGGCACCAAGATAGACAATCTGGTTCAAGTTGCTCACAATGTGGAAATAGGAGAAAATAGTGTAATAGTAGCTCAAGTAGGTATTGCAGGCAGCACAAAGATAGGAAAAAATGTAATTTTAGCCGGTCAGGTAGGCGTGGTTGGACACATAAGGATTGCTGATGATGTTGTTGTTGGTGCCAAATCTGGTATCCCTGGAAATATTAGAAAAAAAGGTACATATTTTGGCATACCGGCGATAGAACACAAAAGGGCACTGAAGAATATGGCGATGGTCAATAGACTGCAGCAATTTTATGAACGGGTGAAACTTATTGAACAGAGATTGGAGAAGGTAGAGGAGAAACTAAAATGA
- the fabZ gene encoding 3-hydroxyacyl-ACP dehydratase FabZ, which translates to MMDIEEIKRILPHRPPFLLIDRIIDAKEGSSITAIKNVTYDEPFFVGHFPHKAIMPGVLIVEAMAQAGGVLCFLSLDEKGPTSDKVVYFMGIERAKFRKPVIPGDSLELKVNIVKRRGNIWKLAGKAFVEKNVVAEAIIMAQVV; encoded by the coding sequence ATGATGGATATAGAGGAGATTAAACGCATTTTACCCCATCGCCCACCATTTTTACTCATTGATAGGATTATTGATGCGAAAGAGGGTTCTTCCATCACGGCGATAAAAAATGTAACCTACGATGAGCCGTTTTTTGTTGGTCATTTTCCTCATAAAGCGATTATGCCTGGCGTTTTGATTGTGGAAGCTATGGCTCAAGCAGGCGGTGTTTTGTGTTTTTTATCTTTAGACGAGAAGGGACCGACGAGTGATAAGGTGGTGTATTTTATGGGGATAGAAAGGGCAAAATTCAGAAAACCTGTGATACCTGGTGACAGTTTAGAGTTGAAGGTAAATATAGTAAAGAGAAGAGGGAACATTTGGAAACTTGCAGGAAAAGCATTTGTTGAGAAAAATGTTGTGGCAGAAGCAATTATAATGGCTCAGGTAGTTTAA
- the lpxA gene encoding acyl-ACP--UDP-N-acetylglucosamine O-acyltransferase, with protein sequence MIHPTAIVSKKAEIGKDVEIGPYSYIGKKVQIGDNTKIGNNVIIEDYTTIGENCNIFHHSVLGTVPQDIKFKDKETQLIIGDDNIIREFVMINRGTGYGGGVTRIGNGNFIMAYAHIAHDCMIGNNVIMANVVQLAGHVIVEDFACIGGLAAVHQFVRVGAYSMVGGVSGVSQDVLPYILVVGNRAKPYGINVVGLCRHGFSREDIKTIKQAYKIIFRSHLLLKEIIKELEKEESPYIKKILEFVHSSKRGFCR encoded by the coding sequence ATGATTCATCCTACGGCGATAGTAAGTAAGAAAGCAGAGATTGGAAAAGATGTAGAGATAGGACCTTATAGTTATATAGGGAAAAAGGTGCAAATAGGAGACAATACAAAGATTGGTAATAATGTAATAATAGAAGATTACACAACTATTGGGGAAAATTGCAATATTTTTCATCATAGTGTATTGGGTACTGTTCCTCAAGATATTAAGTTTAAAGATAAAGAGACGCAACTTATTATTGGTGATGATAATATTATCAGGGAATTTGTTATGATTAATAGAGGAACAGGGTATGGTGGAGGTGTTACTCGTATTGGAAATGGAAATTTTATTATGGCTTATGCCCATATTGCACATGACTGTATGATTGGGAACAATGTAATTATGGCCAATGTAGTGCAGTTAGCAGGTCATGTTATCGTTGAGGATTTTGCCTGCATAGGTGGGCTTGCAGCTGTTCATCAATTTGTTAGAGTTGGTGCATATTCTATGGTTGGTGGTGTGAGTGGAGTTTCTCAGGATGTTTTGCCTTATATCTTAGTAGTAGGCAATAGAGCCAAACCGTATGGTATAAATGTTGTAGGACTGTGCAGACACGGATTTAGTAGAGAAGATATAAAGACAATCAAACAAGCCTATAAGATTATATTTCGTTCTCATCTTTTGTTAAAAGAAATAATAAAGGAATTAGAAAAGGAAGAATCTCCGTATATAAAGAAAATCCTGGAATTTGTACATTCTTCTAAGCGTGGTTTTTGCAGGTGA
- the lpxB gene encoding lipid-A-disaccharide synthase, translated as MKRLLLVCGEPSGEKYASLLIRELKKLDDIDFVGLGSHFVKDEIELLADYRDISVVGVKEAVPKLKRALEIYGKIKDVIDDVDGVVLIDFPEFNFKVGKLAYKRKKKVVYYVAPQVWAWRSYRVKTMAKFCDKIITVFPFERAFYRNFPHHEKVFYFGHPILDVLDGKIGIHKEEDIVLLLPGSRKDEISYNLPIIFDAAKNLKKRLPKFTFVWATGGNVDTDFIKNVKNKYPFIEVAEDTYHMMDISKIAIVASGTATLECAVFGLPMIIVYKISRLSYLLGRILVRRVKDIGLPNIIAGKKIVPELIGGNATPSYIEELIIHILTNRSIYTSLKDRLSGVKSSLGKPGVSYSAASLIYNSFYS; from the coding sequence GTGAAGAGATTACTTTTGGTTTGCGGTGAGCCATCAGGAGAAAAATACGCCTCTTTATTAATAAGAGAGTTGAAAAAGTTGGATGATATAGACTTTGTTGGGTTGGGTTCACATTTTGTTAAAGATGAAATTGAGTTATTAGCCGATTATAGGGATATATCTGTTGTTGGAGTGAAAGAAGCAGTGCCAAAGCTTAAAAGGGCACTTGAGATATACGGTAAGATAAAAGATGTAATAGATGATGTAGATGGAGTAGTTCTCATTGATTTTCCAGAATTTAATTTTAAGGTGGGGAAACTTGCTTATAAAAGAAAGAAGAAGGTTGTCTACTATGTTGCTCCTCAGGTTTGGGCCTGGAGGTCCTATAGAGTGAAAACAATGGCAAAATTTTGTGACAAGATTATCACTGTTTTCCCTTTTGAACGCGCATTTTATAGAAATTTTCCTCATCATGAAAAGGTTTTTTATTTTGGTCATCCTATCTTAGATGTATTGGATGGGAAAATAGGTATTCATAAAGAAGAAGATATAGTACTACTGCTTCCTGGTAGTAGAAAGGACGAGATAAGTTACAATTTACCTATTATATTTGATGCAGCGAAGAACTTGAAGAAAAGACTCCCTAAATTCACATTTGTGTGGGCAACAGGTGGGAATGTGGATACAGATTTTATAAAAAATGTAAAAAATAAATATCCGTTTATAGAAGTGGCAGAAGATACCTATCACATGATGGACATCTCAAAGATAGCTATTGTGGCTTCTGGCACCGCTACCTTAGAATGTGCCGTGTTTGGGTTGCCTATGATTATCGTGTATAAAATATCTCGTTTAAGTTATCTTTTAGGTAGGATACTTGTTCGTCGAGTAAAAGATATTGGATTGCCTAATATTATAGCGGGAAAGAAAATCGTTCCGGAACTTATTGGAGGAAATGCCACTCCATCTTATATAGAAGAATTAATTATTCATATATTGACCAATAGGAGTATATACACCAGTCTCAAGGATAGATTATCGGGGGTGAAAAGCTCTCTGGGAAAACCTGGTGTTTCTTATTCTGCGGCTTCGCTTATCTATAATTCTTTTTATTCCTGA